From Pseudarthrobacter equi, a single genomic window includes:
- a CDS encoding polysaccharide pyruvyl transferase family protein, whose protein sequence is MATNFGDELSKHVVEAATRRRVVWSAPGSADLVGVGSVLGLYASLGSGAAIWGSGIREHLDPLESKRLHDRLGPVLAVRGQLTRNALGLSDSQVLGDPGVLAPLFARPSPKVDRRPLVIPHFRAWASVGGRDTLASLRAAGFDIAEPTLHPKSMINRITDSSLVLTSSLHGLILGHSLGRPTQLVSWDSHGQSEPDFKYADYFSSIGEVSSKIPISAVLSEPSLRAAWDRADAKTPELAAKTSKLAEDLMRVAETL, encoded by the coding sequence GTGGCTACAAACTTTGGGGACGAGCTGTCGAAACATGTTGTTGAGGCTGCAACTAGGAGGCGCGTGGTGTGGTCCGCGCCCGGGTCGGCGGATTTGGTGGGCGTAGGTTCCGTTCTAGGTCTTTACGCATCCTTGGGCTCGGGCGCCGCCATATGGGGAAGCGGTATTCGTGAGCATTTAGACCCTCTCGAAAGTAAGAGGTTGCACGACAGGCTCGGACCGGTACTGGCGGTGCGAGGACAGCTGACTAGAAACGCTCTTGGACTATCCGATTCACAAGTTTTGGGTGATCCTGGGGTGCTAGCACCCTTATTTGCCCGGCCTTCCCCTAAGGTCGATAGACGGCCGTTAGTGATACCGCATTTTCGTGCATGGGCATCGGTGGGCGGTCGTGATACCCTAGCAAGCTTGCGAGCGGCCGGCTTCGACATCGCGGAACCGACATTGCATCCGAAGTCAATGATAAATCGGATCACGGATTCGAGTTTGGTTCTCACTTCGAGCCTCCACGGACTGATTTTGGGTCATTCACTTGGAAGACCCACTCAACTAGTCTCATGGGATTCGCATGGGCAGTCAGAACCGGACTTCAAGTATGCCGATTACTTCTCAAGCATCGGCGAGGTCTCTTCAAAAATACCCATCAGCGCAGTTCTGTCTGAACCCAGTTTGCGTGCAGCCTGGGACCGGGCTGATGCCAAGACCCCTGAACTGGCTGCGAAAACGTCAAAGCTTGCCGAGGATCTAATGCGCGTCGCCGAGACGCTGTAA
- a CDS encoding glycosyltransferase family 2 protein: MQDISAIIVAYHSEDLIVDCVNAALASGLSQVIVWDNADDQGSLKALSHVEDSRLMLIGDETNEGFGGAINKASKHCADAAQILLINPDCFVTADVVQGLCREFDQPETGIVAPRMTYENGQQGIAGGPYPSVLKEFLGKLGVDRFVPKGLKSIILSLFKSSSNGASYYDSLVPGAAISVDWVSGFCMMIRAEAFREVAGFDSDYFLYFEDVDICRRATEKGYSVKLVRNISALHLESTSTIAAGKSRHYYQGLSVYLRKHGTAGSRLFAKTLGLVK; encoded by the coding sequence ATGCAAGATATATCAGCAATTATTGTTGCCTATCATTCTGAAGACCTAATTGTCGACTGCGTGAACGCCGCATTGGCCTCTGGATTATCGCAGGTCATTGTTTGGGACAATGCTGACGATCAGGGATCGCTGAAAGCCCTTTCTCATGTCGAAGATAGTCGCCTAATGCTCATTGGAGATGAAACCAATGAGGGATTCGGTGGAGCAATAAACAAGGCGTCAAAACACTGCGCGGATGCTGCCCAAATATTACTCATCAATCCCGACTGCTTTGTGACGGCGGACGTTGTGCAAGGCCTGTGCCGCGAGTTCGATCAACCCGAAACGGGGATAGTTGCCCCACGAATGACCTATGAAAATGGGCAACAGGGAATTGCTGGGGGGCCCTATCCCAGTGTTTTGAAGGAGTTTCTAGGTAAACTTGGCGTTGATCGATTCGTGCCCAAGGGCCTGAAATCAATCATCCTGAGCTTGTTCAAGTCATCGTCAAATGGGGCCTCATACTACGACTCATTGGTACCAGGAGCCGCAATCTCCGTTGATTGGGTTTCTGGCTTTTGCATGATGATCCGCGCCGAGGCATTTCGCGAAGTCGCAGGTTTTGATAGCGACTATTTTTTGTACTTTGAAGATGTTGACATTTGCCGCAGGGCTACAGAAAAAGGATATTCTGTGAAGCTCGTCCGAAACATATCGGCACTGCATCTGGAAAGTACAAGCACTATTGCGGCGGGCAAGTCCCGTCACTACTACCAGGGCTTGTCGGTCTATCTTCGCAAGCACGGCACCGCTGGCAGCCGTCTCTTTGCCAAGACATTGGGATTAGTCAAATGA
- a CDS encoding polysaccharide biosynthesis tyrosine autokinase produces MDLREYLRLARRNWILIAAATLVGLLCGGTASVMVQPTYTAETQLFVAIQSSGTVQELQQGNTFSQARVQSYVKTVNTPVVLQPAIDSLGLDITSAALADRVTASTDLNTVLINISVEDHSPVQAAATAQAIASSLIRAIDTLEKPKAGGTSPVSLSVIKPAEAPTTPSAPNTRLNLIVGLAAGLLAGLAGAVLRTTLDFRIRGEADLRTVTDAPLLGGIAFDPDAVRKPLLTQAAQQSPRAESFRQLRTNLQFANISGRAKTVLVTSSLPGEGKSTTATNLAIASAQAGRSVCLVDADLRRPMVHDYLGLERNAGLTTALVGAADLQDLLQPWGDDDLFVLTSGQIPPNPSELLGSAEMGALLERLEQDFDTVIVDAPPLLPVTDAAVLSQFVGGIVLVVGSHKIKHQDLQKSLSALDMVGATLLGVVLNRLPVKGPDSYAYSYYSSDEVPVLGSQSKVASTSVHTQVDASYANNNYAEARPASSFPTATKKSNHSY; encoded by the coding sequence TTGGACTTACGCGAATACCTGCGCTTGGCGCGCCGCAACTGGATTTTGATCGCCGCGGCAACCTTAGTCGGTCTTTTATGCGGCGGGACGGCCTCCGTGATGGTTCAGCCGACTTACACTGCAGAGACGCAGTTATTCGTTGCGATACAGAGCTCAGGGACTGTTCAGGAACTCCAGCAGGGAAACACCTTCAGCCAAGCGCGAGTGCAGTCGTACGTAAAGACTGTCAATACGCCCGTAGTTCTGCAGCCCGCAATTGATTCTCTCGGTCTGGACATCACCTCTGCTGCCCTGGCTGACAGAGTCACAGCCAGTACCGACCTGAATACGGTACTGATCAACATCTCAGTCGAAGATCACTCTCCTGTACAGGCCGCCGCCACAGCTCAAGCCATTGCTAGCAGTCTGATCCGAGCGATTGACACTCTAGAGAAACCAAAGGCTGGGGGGACGTCACCCGTAAGCCTGTCGGTCATCAAGCCGGCTGAGGCTCCGACGACTCCTTCCGCTCCAAATACTCGGCTAAACCTCATCGTCGGTTTGGCGGCTGGACTCCTGGCTGGACTCGCTGGAGCCGTCCTAAGAACGACTCTCGATTTCCGCATTCGAGGCGAAGCAGATCTGAGGACTGTAACGGATGCGCCGCTTCTGGGAGGTATCGCTTTCGACCCCGATGCCGTCCGAAAACCACTTCTAACACAGGCGGCGCAGCAGAGTCCGCGCGCCGAATCGTTTAGGCAACTTCGAACGAACCTGCAATTCGCGAACATCTCTGGACGTGCCAAAACCGTACTCGTGACATCCTCCCTGCCGGGCGAGGGGAAGAGCACGACAGCAACGAACTTGGCAATTGCTTCAGCCCAAGCCGGACGAAGCGTTTGCCTTGTGGATGCCGATCTGCGAAGGCCAATGGTTCACGACTATTTAGGGTTGGAACGCAACGCAGGGCTGACCACTGCTCTGGTTGGAGCAGCAGACTTGCAGGATCTGTTGCAGCCGTGGGGCGACGACGACCTGTTTGTTCTCACCTCAGGTCAGATCCCACCGAACCCAAGTGAACTACTGGGGTCGGCCGAGATGGGGGCGCTTTTGGAACGTCTTGAGCAAGATTTCGACACCGTCATTGTCGATGCTCCCCCGCTTCTACCCGTGACGGACGCAGCAGTGTTGTCGCAGTTCGTCGGAGGTATCGTTTTGGTGGTCGGTTCACACAAGATTAAGCATCAGGATCTACAAAAATCCTTGTCGGCCCTGGACATGGTAGGAGCAACATTGCTCGGAGTTGTCCTGAATCGCCTCCCCGTCAAGGGGCCGGACTCGTACGCCTACAGCTACTACAGTAGCGATGAAGTGCCGGTTCTCGGGTCCCAGAGCAAAGTCGCATCTACCTCCGTTCACACCCAGGTCGATGCCAGTTACGCGAACAATAACTACGCAGAGGCGCGCCCGGCAAGCTCCTTTCCCACCGCCACTAAGAAGTCCAACCATAGCTATTAG
- a CDS encoding glycosyltransferase: MKIIVVVPWAPSVTRPRSLGLISYLAKNHDVLVVGATWSASDAEELQQLPVTRVVAVPMKKTGAYWRSLVGLLKGRSLQQSYVDSPHFRSVLRQAVAEFRPDLAFFNVIRTAQFGNEVGEIPTVIDLDEFRSSYYELLSETSKNPMWRIIASLEKKRMREAEERVLAEFNRVIVSSPTDLQPNNPGIRLVRSPHALSSPLGSSENRARNDLRIIFVGRQSYRANAEAVNWFVREVLPGVLKRVPNAHLFIVGDAPPKSTRRLGSDNVTVTGRVKDVAEHYASATVSVIPVTMATGVQMKLIESMVMGTPVVATPIVARGAGVDTQHCYVASTAAEWIDMVVAALTDEGSSASLVERARTWVGSEYSVDSIYRSLDEALSGIAVTKELR, translated from the coding sequence ATGAAGATTATCGTAGTTGTGCCGTGGGCTCCGAGTGTAACGAGGCCAAGGAGTTTGGGGCTGATCAGCTATCTCGCCAAGAACCATGACGTGCTGGTGGTTGGGGCAACTTGGTCGGCTTCGGATGCTGAGGAACTCCAACAACTCCCAGTGACGCGCGTCGTAGCGGTACCAATGAAGAAAACGGGAGCCTATTGGCGGTCATTAGTTGGCCTACTGAAGGGACGCTCGCTACAACAGTCTTATGTTGACTCTCCGCACTTCCGCTCTGTCCTGCGGCAAGCTGTGGCCGAGTTCCGGCCTGACCTGGCTTTCTTCAATGTCATTAGGACTGCGCAGTTCGGCAACGAGGTTGGAGAAATACCCACCGTCATTGATCTCGATGAATTCCGGAGCTCTTACTATGAATTGCTGTCCGAGACAAGCAAGAATCCGATGTGGCGGATCATTGCCAGTCTTGAGAAGAAACGCATGCGTGAGGCCGAAGAACGCGTCCTGGCGGAGTTTAATCGGGTAATTGTTTCTTCGCCAACCGATTTACAGCCTAACAATCCAGGCATCAGGTTGGTTAGGAGTCCCCATGCGCTCTCGTCGCCGCTTGGCAGCAGTGAGAATCGTGCTAGGAACGACCTTCGAATAATTTTCGTCGGACGACAAAGTTATCGAGCTAACGCGGAGGCCGTGAACTGGTTCGTGCGGGAAGTCCTACCCGGTGTACTGAAGAGGGTTCCCAATGCCCATTTGTTCATTGTTGGCGATGCTCCACCTAAGAGCACCCGTAGGCTCGGGAGTGACAATGTCACCGTGACCGGGCGCGTTAAAGACGTTGCTGAACACTACGCTTCCGCCACGGTGTCAGTAATACCTGTAACTATGGCCACAGGCGTGCAGATGAAGCTCATTGAATCTATGGTGATGGGGACCCCCGTTGTTGCGACGCCTATTGTCGCGAGAGGCGCTGGAGTAGACACCCAACATTGTTATGTTGCGTCCACGGCGGCGGAATGGATCGACATGGTTGTTGCGGCATTGACTGATGAAGGAAGCAGTGCCTCGCTGGTCGAGCGCGCCAGAACCTGGGTGGGTTCAGAGTACTCGGTTGACTCCATATACCGTTCCCTTGACGAAGCTCTGTCTGGTATCGCAGTGACCAAAGAGCTGAGGTAG
- a CDS encoding transposase, which translates to MTTIVDLDTGQVLGVVGGRDHKGVGDWPFARPLEWRLAVQVVAIDPSAAFRKALRMWLPRTAVAVDHFHLISLANQATTETRQNLSQQVKGRRGRKIDKAWAHRMLLLRGGVNANRR; encoded by the coding sequence ATGACAACGATCGTTGACCTGGACACCGGGCAGGTCCTCGGCGTCGTTGGCGGCCGAGACCACAAGGGCGTCGGAGACTGGCCGTTCGCCCGACCGTTGGAGTGGCGGCTGGCGGTGCAGGTCGTAGCGATCGATCCTTCTGCAGCGTTCCGCAAAGCGTTGCGAATGTGGCTCCCGCGCACCGCGGTCGCTGTCGATCACTTCCACCTGATCTCGCTGGCGAACCAGGCCACGACCGAGACCCGGCAGAACCTCTCACAGCAGGTCAAGGGCCGCCGCGGACGGAAGATCGACAAGGCGTGGGCGCACCGGATGCTCCTGCTGCGCGGGGGTGTTAACGCCAACCGAAGATAG
- the istA gene encoding IS21 family transposase, translated as MITLDVWAQIRHRYATEKISKRELAKQLGVSRGTVDRALEAERPPKYERRPAGSSFDAYAAQVRALLVQTPTMPASVLAERVGWTGSASLFRDKVRGLRPEYMPADPVDRLVHEPGQAMQCDLWFPHEPLPLGHGQEGKPPVLVMTSAFSGYIQARMLPTRTTFDLLGGMWSLLQEAGAVPKQLVWDNESGIGQGRLTEPAAAFAGVLGCEIRQLPPRDPESKGMVERMNRYFRQGFMPGRTFASPLDFNDQLADWLPRANARYSRTRHGRPVELFVRDRDAMRPLTPVAPEFAFRSSVRLPRDYYVRVFSNDYSVDPGAIGRIVNVEADLEKVTVSADGRLLATHERRWARHQIFTDPGHVDKAASLRRIHRSVKAGRSTVVEERDLSIYDELFGVAIPDDARELSGAAR; from the coding sequence GTGATCACATTGGATGTTTGGGCGCAGATACGCCACCGATACGCGACGGAGAAGATCTCCAAGAGGGAGCTGGCTAAACAGCTCGGGGTTTCGCGGGGGACGGTGGACCGGGCGTTGGAGGCGGAGCGGCCGCCGAAGTATGAGCGGAGGCCGGCCGGATCGAGTTTTGATGCTTACGCGGCGCAGGTGCGTGCCTTGTTGGTGCAGACGCCGACGATGCCGGCTTCGGTACTGGCCGAACGCGTCGGCTGGACGGGCTCTGCATCCTTATTCCGGGACAAGGTCCGTGGACTCCGGCCCGAGTATATGCCGGCGGATCCGGTGGACCGGCTGGTTCATGAACCGGGCCAGGCGATGCAGTGCGATTTGTGGTTTCCGCATGAGCCGCTGCCTCTGGGGCACGGGCAGGAGGGCAAGCCTCCGGTGTTGGTGATGACGAGCGCGTTCTCCGGATACATCCAGGCCAGGATGCTGCCGACCCGCACGACCTTTGATTTGCTGGGCGGGATGTGGTCGCTGCTGCAGGAGGCCGGCGCAGTGCCCAAGCAGCTGGTCTGGGACAACGAATCGGGGATCGGCCAGGGCCGGCTGACCGAGCCTGCGGCGGCGTTCGCTGGCGTGCTGGGCTGCGAGATCCGGCAGTTGCCGCCAAGGGATCCGGAATCCAAGGGCATGGTGGAGCGGATGAACCGTTACTTCCGCCAGGGCTTCATGCCCGGCCGGACGTTCGCGTCCCCGCTGGATTTCAACGACCAGCTCGCGGACTGGCTGCCGCGGGCGAACGCCCGCTACTCACGGACCCGGCACGGGCGCCCGGTCGAGCTTTTCGTCCGGGACCGGGATGCAATGCGGCCGTTGACGCCGGTGGCGCCCGAGTTCGCCTTCCGCAGCAGCGTCCGGCTTCCACGTGACTATTACGTGCGGGTCTTCTCCAACGACTATTCCGTGGATCCGGGCGCGATCGGGCGGATCGTGAACGTCGAAGCAGACCTGGAAAAGGTGACTGTGAGCGCAGATGGCCGGCTGCTGGCCACGCACGAGCGGCGGTGGGCAAGGCACCAGATCTTCACCGACCCCGGGCATGTCGACAAGGCCGCCTCCCTCCGACGAATCCACCGCAGCGTCAAGGCCGGACGGTCCACCGTCGTGGAGGAACGGGACCTGTCGATCTATGACGAACTGTTCGGTGTCGCAATCCCCGACGATGCCCGCGAACTCTCCGGGGCAGCACGGTGA
- a CDS encoding transposase produces MITFHNGQWPHFQLAFLALFSVGVNRGRQSQLQARRPAQGSLQPGRFVRHPPGRLESQGTAPDPASNRLPGGRGGGQKVLEELVKAAARPETNRLYRTVCRWLKEIKVLIITGAKTGKVEANNTAIKNIKRTARGYRNAANYKSVILLRSAVRTAA; encoded by the coding sequence GTGATCACCTTCCATAATGGTCAGTGGCCTCATTTTCAGTTGGCGTTTTTGGCCCTATTTTCGGTTGGCGTCAACAGGGGGCGACAATCTCAGTTGCAGGCCCGCCGCCCGGCTCAAGGAAGTCTTCAGCCAGGACGATTCGTCCGGCACCCTCCAGGCCGTTTGGAAAGTCAAGGAACAGCTCCGGACCCTGCTTCGAACAGGCTCCCTGGAGGACGCGGCGGCGGCCAGAAAGTACTCGAGGAACTAGTCAAGGCTGCCGCACGGCCGGAGACCAACAGGCTCTACCGCACCGTCTGCAGATGGTTGAAAGAGATCAAAGTCCTCATCATTACCGGCGCCAAAACAGGCAAAGTGGAGGCCAACAACACCGCAATCAAAAACATCAAACGCACGGCCCGCGGATACCGCAACGCCGCCAACTACAAGTCGGTTATTCTCTTGAGAAGTGCCGTCCGGACGGCGGCATGA
- a CDS encoding lipopolysaccharide biosynthesis protein has protein sequence MSLSTLAARGAVVTIGVQGARFVVQFAGLIVLGRILAPSDFGLVAMVTAVIGVGDIIREFGLVPATVQATSISRPQRSNLFWLNTGLGLLVAAAVFFASPLFSLIYDDKRVSEIALVLSLTFIFGGLQTQFQAGLAREMRFTALSITDLAAQVVGLGSAVIAAVLGLGYWALVIQLGLQSFSLLVFRVSAAQWLPGLPTKKASIRKLVVYGRSLVMTQVLVYASSNIDSLIIGARFGPAQLGYYNRGFQLLMMPLNQILTPLTAVALPVLSRINEETIRFNGYIRRAQILVAYPTVLLFATVSAAIEPLIRLVFGEQWLPSAAIFQVLSLAGAFQAIGYVSYWVFLSKGLTASHFRFSLISRSILIICIVVGSAWGPIGIAAGYSFGAVASWPLALLWLRGVAQIEVAPLFLGGLRAAILGMLCFCSGSVLQHFGRDLEDPLAIAVVVAGALAGAALLLILPTFRRDFVAILATIKLVVSRKRTEATLKEGAF, from the coding sequence GTGAGTCTTAGTACATTAGCTGCACGGGGGGCCGTCGTTACAATTGGCGTTCAAGGTGCGCGCTTTGTTGTTCAGTTCGCAGGATTAATAGTCTTGGGGCGGATTCTGGCCCCATCGGATTTCGGTCTTGTTGCGATGGTCACTGCGGTAATTGGTGTTGGCGACATCATCCGAGAGTTCGGTTTGGTGCCAGCAACGGTCCAAGCGACGTCCATTTCTCGCCCCCAACGTTCGAATCTTTTTTGGTTGAACACAGGTTTGGGACTATTGGTTGCGGCCGCTGTCTTCTTCGCCTCACCGCTGTTTTCGCTAATCTACGATGATAAGCGCGTATCAGAAATCGCTTTGGTTCTTTCCTTAACATTCATTTTTGGCGGACTCCAAACGCAATTTCAAGCAGGATTAGCCCGGGAGATGCGATTTACTGCTCTTTCTATAACAGACCTAGCGGCTCAGGTAGTCGGACTTGGCTCAGCAGTGATTGCCGCGGTCCTGGGCTTGGGCTACTGGGCTCTAGTTATTCAGTTGGGATTGCAGTCTTTCTCGCTTCTAGTATTCAGGGTAAGCGCAGCACAATGGTTACCTGGGCTTCCAACCAAGAAGGCGAGTATCCGGAAACTGGTAGTTTACGGTCGAAGCCTTGTGATGACACAAGTCCTTGTCTACGCGAGCAGTAATATTGATTCCCTGATAATCGGTGCGAGGTTCGGACCAGCGCAACTCGGCTATTACAACAGGGGCTTTCAGTTGCTAATGATGCCACTCAACCAGATATTGACTCCCCTGACAGCCGTGGCTTTGCCGGTGTTGTCGCGAATAAATGAGGAGACAATACGGTTCAATGGCTACATTCGGCGCGCCCAGATCCTAGTTGCATACCCGACTGTGCTCTTGTTTGCCACCGTCTCTGCGGCAATTGAACCTCTGATACGGCTGGTTTTCGGTGAGCAGTGGCTACCGAGCGCCGCGATATTTCAGGTACTTTCATTGGCGGGCGCCTTTCAGGCGATTGGTTACGTGAGCTATTGGGTTTTTCTGTCTAAAGGTCTAACTGCTTCGCATTTCCGCTTTTCATTGATCTCGCGCTCGATCCTTATTATCTGCATCGTCGTCGGAAGCGCCTGGGGTCCTATCGGTATTGCGGCGGGCTACAGCTTTGGTGCCGTAGCGAGCTGGCCCCTCGCATTGCTCTGGCTAAGGGGGGTGGCTCAAATCGAGGTGGCGCCCCTATTTTTAGGCGGATTACGTGCTGCGATTCTTGGGATGCTTTGTTTCTGCTCGGGGTCAGTTCTGCAGCACTTCGGACGCGATCTAGAAGATCCTCTGGCAATCGCAGTTGTAGTTGCAGGCGCTCTCGCGGGCGCCGCGCTATTACTTATATTGCCCACATTCCGGCGGGACTTCGTCGCAATTTTGGCTACGATCAAACTTGTTGTATCGCGAAAGCGTACTGAAGCTACTTTGAAGGAGGGGGCATTTTGA
- the istB gene encoding IS21-like element helper ATPase IstB: MSAAVKDIEYYARALRAPRVADSYRSLGDRAREAGWSHEEYLAAVLSREVAEREASGAALRIRAARFPGHKLLEEFNFDHQPAADRNLVAHLGTGAFLEEAKNVVLLGPPGTGKTHLAVGIGIRAARAGHRVLFDTATGWVSRLAEAHDRGRLPQELAKLRRYKLLIVDEVGYIPFDQDSANLFFQLVSSRYEHASLVLTSNLAFSRWGEVFSDATVASAMIDRIVHHAEVLNLTGSSYRLRNKTRTQLQAQ; this comes from the coding sequence GTGAGCGCTGCGGTGAAGGACATCGAGTACTACGCCCGCGCACTGCGCGCCCCGCGGGTCGCCGACAGCTACCGGTCCCTTGGCGACCGGGCTCGGGAGGCGGGCTGGTCACACGAGGAATACCTAGCTGCTGTCCTCTCCCGCGAAGTCGCCGAACGCGAAGCTTCCGGGGCCGCCCTTCGGATCAGAGCCGCGAGGTTCCCCGGACACAAGCTGCTGGAAGAGTTCAACTTCGACCACCAGCCCGCCGCGGACCGGAACCTCGTTGCCCATCTGGGAACCGGGGCCTTCCTGGAAGAAGCCAAGAACGTGGTCCTGCTCGGTCCGCCTGGCACCGGGAAAACCCATCTGGCCGTCGGGATCGGCATCCGGGCCGCACGCGCCGGTCATCGCGTCCTGTTCGACACCGCGACCGGGTGGGTATCGAGACTGGCCGAAGCTCACGACCGCGGCCGCCTGCCCCAGGAACTGGCCAAGTTACGCCGATACAAGCTCCTTATCGTTGACGAAGTCGGCTACATCCCCTTCGACCAGGACTCGGCCAACCTGTTCTTCCAGCTGGTCTCATCCCGCTACGAACACGCTTCTCTAGTGCTTACCAGCAACCTCGCCTTCAGCAGGTGGGGCGAGGTCTTCAGCGACGCGACAGTGGCCTCGGCGATGATCGACCGGATCGTTCACCACGCAGAAGTCCTGAACCTCACCGGCAGCAGCTACCGACTCCGGAACAAGACAAGAACCCAGCTTCAGGCACAATAG
- a CDS encoding O-antigen ligase family protein → MTELLGLVLVSCVFGLAVHKWGFPKCALILILLSAAVVPRNLTQEVAFRHIGIASPMPRPTTYLVTVGVTLLGTLFMARTRRGAWTWVPFVVSLVASASLVWAGGPVQDAGLIQLLLAPAAWIVGMSLSTHLAADGGRFLIRAVALVVFLQLAVCLLQTMGIQVNPMEATQEAILGSRANGTLGHPNDLGKVIFLLLAMLLPFGRSLNRLDSNIWKAAVGSAFIVLAMTGGRAVSAAAVCMLTLWAVLAPGAKSRRGGKLVALGVALSVSAFLAGTLLARFDEDPQGGDRSTLTDIAWAQIGSNLWAGVGPNSYVDAVGSYNALTASGVPVHNAFLLALAELGLVSTALLLLPFAAGLLMCLRRLRLANQSGEASRVFVSAMPGLYLIGSTGWGILGGYVLPILALTFGLLNGWSFGEPRKSGDLKWSRIGSSGVPIRNGAPTVASSSQRKSIS, encoded by the coding sequence ATGACCGAACTTCTGGGCCTCGTGCTTGTCTCCTGTGTATTTGGGCTAGCTGTTCACAAGTGGGGTTTCCCTAAGTGTGCGCTTATATTAATTCTCCTTTCTGCTGCAGTAGTTCCTAGGAATCTGACGCAGGAAGTTGCGTTCCGACACATCGGTATTGCGTCTCCCATGCCTCGGCCGACTACCTACTTGGTGACCGTCGGTGTAACACTGCTTGGCACGCTGTTCATGGCTAGAACCCGACGCGGGGCCTGGACCTGGGTCCCGTTTGTGGTTTCGCTAGTAGCTAGCGCGAGCTTGGTATGGGCCGGCGGCCCAGTACAAGACGCCGGCTTGATACAACTTCTCCTTGCGCCAGCAGCTTGGATTGTTGGGATGAGTTTGTCCACACATCTTGCCGCTGACGGTGGTCGATTCTTAATCCGAGCCGTTGCATTGGTTGTATTCCTTCAGCTTGCCGTCTGTTTGCTCCAAACGATGGGCATACAGGTTAATCCAATGGAGGCTACGCAGGAAGCGATTCTGGGCTCCCGAGCTAATGGGACGCTAGGTCACCCCAACGACCTCGGAAAAGTCATCTTCTTGCTACTTGCTATGTTGCTTCCTTTTGGCCGCTCGCTTAATCGGCTTGACTCCAACATATGGAAGGCAGCAGTAGGTAGTGCCTTTATTGTTCTCGCAATGACTGGGGGGCGTGCGGTGTCTGCCGCTGCAGTTTGCATGCTTACGTTGTGGGCAGTACTGGCACCGGGCGCCAAGTCACGAAGAGGTGGAAAGCTTGTGGCGCTTGGGGTAGCACTCAGCGTATCCGCGTTCCTGGCCGGAACTCTTTTAGCTCGGTTCGACGAGGACCCGCAAGGAGGGGATCGTTCGACATTGACTGACATAGCTTGGGCGCAAATTGGTTCTAATCTTTGGGCTGGGGTTGGTCCCAATTCGTACGTAGATGCTGTGGGCAGCTACAACGCTCTTACCGCTTCGGGAGTACCAGTACACAATGCATTCTTGCTGGCTTTGGCGGAGCTGGGGCTCGTGAGCACAGCACTGCTCTTACTGCCCTTCGCAGCGGGATTACTGATGTGCCTTCGAAGACTGCGGCTCGCGAACCAATCAGGGGAGGCCTCGCGCGTTTTCGTTTCTGCGATGCCTGGTCTGTACCTCATAGGGTCAACCGGGTGGGGAATTCTCGGCGGCTATGTTCTTCCGATACTTGCTCTAACATTTGGTCTCCTGAACGGATGGTCGTTTGGCGAACCGCGGAAATCGGGGGACCTCAAATGGAGTCGCATCGGGTCCTCTGGTGTCCCAATTCGGAATGGGGCGCCGACAGTTGCAAGTAGTAGTCAACGTAAATCGATCTCCTAG